CGGTTATAATGGCTTCAGCCTCTTTGCCGAACTGATATTTTGCAACTGATCTGAGTTCATTCAAGACCCTATCCTTATGCTTGGTCTTTGGATATTTCTTAAGTTCCTCCCTTAGATTGAAGATTGATTCAGGAGAGGTAGGCCTTCCACCTACACAAACATAAGTGCAGTTATCCAAATACTCGCGACAAACCTCTTCATAGCCTCCTTCAACATTGGCTATTACCGGCTTATCACCAACATAATCCCTAAGAAGCTCTCCAGCCAATCTTATCTCATCATCATTCCAATCGCCGGAAACCGCAACATCATAGGATTGGATTGGGAAGGTGTTTTCCAATTCCCTTGGACAGATTCCAAATGGAGAGGTTACAATCACTTCCTGATAGCCTTTAGTGGCCCTTCTGAATCTTTGATGGGACTGTGAGTTTGAGTATGGCTTTTTCATACTGCATGGAAGTGCAACGACAACATCCCCTAAAGGTTCCATCATTGCCATCCTTTGCCTCCATCTGACCACTTCAGGCCTGTATAATGATTCATCACTTGAACAAATAACTTTCATTCTTTTCCTCGTATAAATTATAAAATTAATTAAAGCAATAATCTTCTTCAAATTAGATTATTTTAAAATTAAAATAAGTTTTAAAAAAAACAATCAATTAAATATTTGATTTTCATTTATAAAATAGTTTTTATAGAAACTATTCAAATCTTAAGACAAGCTCTTCATGATTTTCCTTAATCTTTTCAATGGATGGATGGTTCTCACCTAATTTCCTTTTCCACTTTTCAATGGTGAACTCAACATCCACTTCATCTGCACCATTGAACAGATTATCCGCATGGGAAACTATCCTTTCCTCTAAAGTCTGAGGGATATAGCTTTTGATAGGCAGTCCCAATTCCTTTGCATCCTCCTCAGATAGTCCTGTTCCAATATGCCTTTCAACAATATTGACTATTTCCTCAGAATATCCTCTTTCCCTAAGCATCTGAGCGCCTATCACTGCATGTTCAATGGAACTGGTCTTGCATCTTCCTATATCATGCAAGAGGCCTCCGACCCTGACAAGCTCCATATCCACATCATCAAAATTGGATGCAATCTCACAGGCTTTTCTTGAAACTCCTTTGGAATGCTCAATTACCCATTCAGGGCATCCAACTTCAATCAACAATTCAATTTCCTCATCCATATAATCACAATTTCATGAAATAATTATATCTAATCATTAAAAAACAGTAAAAATAGCAATTTTATCAAAATAGCTTAAAAAACAAAATAAAAATTAAAAAAAAGAATAGAATCAATAAATGAAAGAAAATTATAATCCTTCATTCATCATTCTTTCACGTTCTTTATCTTCTTCTTCTAACATTTCCAATAATTCATCCCAGGATTCTAAAGATTCCTTTGCAGCCTCTTCAGATAATTTTTCAATTGCATATCCTGCATGAATTAAGACATAGTCTCCAATTTCCACATCTGGGAGAAGATCCAATTTTGCATTTTGTCTTACTCCTCCAAAGTCTGCAGCACAAATGTTGGATTCCTTGTCAATCTCTACAATTTTAGCTGGTGCAGCAATACACATAACAACAACTCCTTTTAAGTTTATTCAAATGAATTAGTTATTTTATGAATTAAATTAATTGTTTTTGAATTAATTATTTAAATGAATAAATAATTAAAAAATATTCTAATCCAAATCACTTTTTATTAATATTTCTATTATAGTTTTTGCATTATATAAATATTTTTATTTTATAGAACAAAAACAAAATGCCAAATTTTTCTAAAAAATAAAATGATCCTTATCAAATAAACATGAAAAAAACATTTAATAAATAATTTATAATAAAATAAACAAACTAAAAATTAATTAAAGCAAAACTTCAGGGATTGAAATGGAAGAAATAAGAAAAATAAAAAACATTGTTATCGGAGCAGGCCCTGCAGGGAGATTGGCTTCATTTGAACTGGGAAAACTAGGGGAGGAAACCTTAGTCATAGAAAAGAAATACATCGCAGGAACTTGTCTTAATGAAGGATGCATGGTCGTTTGTGCATTGACTGACATCAGTCGTTTTATAAGAAACTTCAAGAGATTTAGTGAAATTGGATTCATTGATGGAAATATAAACTTCGATTACAAGAGTGCATGCGACAATGTCAAGAAGACTCAAAAATTCCTCCGCAAGCTTAACCAGGAAGAAAACGAAAGCGTAAACAACGAAGTTGTCTATGGTGAAGCAAATGTAGAAATAAATAATGAAAATGTTGAAGACAGAATCATCGTTACAGTGAAATTGGACAATGAGAATGAACTTCAAAAAGAGGAATATGAAGGAAAGGAAACCTTAATCTTTGAAGCGGAAAATCTATTGATAGCAACTGGTGCAAGACCATTTATTCCAAATATCCCTGGAGCGGAATATGCATTGACAAGCAGCGACATCCTTAACTTAGAGGAAGTTCCTCCTAAATTGAATATAGTTGGCGGTGGAATAATAGCCACTGAACTTTCAAACCTTTTCTCAAGCTTTGGAAGTGAAGTTAGAATCATTGCAAGAAGTGAAATCTTGAAGGATTTGGAGCCTGAAATCAAGTCATATGTAGTTAAAAAACTCATTGATGAAGTTGAAATTCATGAAAATACAGAAGTTATGGAAATTACTGAAAACTCTCTAAAAACAGATAAGGGAGAGTTTGAAGGCAAGACATTGATAGCTACCGGAAGAGTTCCGAATTCAGAAATAGTCGCAGCCATTGTCGATTTGAATGAGGACGGATCAATTAAGGTCAACGATTTCTTCCAAACTTCAAATCAGAATATCTATGCAGCAGGTGATGTCACTGGAGGAATAACATTGACTCCATATGCAAGAAAAGAAGGAATTTCCGCTGCAAGAAACATGGCAGGATACTTGAATAAGTTTGATGAGATTATTGTTCCTCAATCATTGACATTGGATTTGGATGTCAGTTTCACTCAAAAGCGAGATATAGATGAAGACAATGAAAATGTTGAAGACATAATCATTCCAGGCCTTGGAGGCCCTCATGCATTCTGGAGAATCCTAAGGGGAGAGACAGGACTCACTAAAGTTTCATTGAACAGTGAAACAGAAGAGATAGTGAGGGCAAGCCAGATATCCCCATCTTCAATTGATGATACCGCTTATCTTGCATTCCTGATGAATATGGGAATAGAAAAAGAGGATTTTGATGACTTCCTAGAGGTTCATCCATCCACAGATGCCTATTATAAGATCTTAAAGATCATGTAAGAAATAGGTAAAATAAGAAATAGATAAAATAAGATAAAATAATTTAAAATGAATAAAAAACAAGTAAAAATAAAATAAACAATTTGATAAGATAATCAAATCTTATCAAAATTTCTTTTTTTAAAAAATAGAAAAAATTTTAATCAACTTTTTTAAAAGTTTGTTTATTTCAACCAATTAACTAAAACATCACTACGTGGGTTTGGTTCATTTGGCTCAAGCTTATAACCTAAAGCAACACCATATAATGGAGTGTATCCTTCAGGAATGTGAAGCTTTTTCAAGTTCTCTTCAACACTGAAGTAAATTGCCACGAGACCTAACCAGCAGGATCCAATATCCAATCCTTCCGCTGCAAGAAGCATGTTTTCAATAGCTGCGGAAACATCCGCTTGCATATTGCTTGCATCTGATTTAGCTGAAACAAATACAACGGTTGGAGCATTGTGCATCACATTAACGCCAGATTCGGCAATTGCTTCAAGAAGCTCATCACCGGAATTGGATAGGATGCTGCGTACGGAATCGTTGATGTCTTCAAGAAGTTCCTTGTTTTGAACCACTGTAAAGTGCCATGGAGCTTCTCCTCTTGCAGTAGGAGCCATAATGGCGGCTTCCAATATCTTTTCGATTTCCTCATCCTCTATTTGCTCATCCTTATAAGCTCTTACGCTTCTACGATTTTTGATAACTTCAAAAACATCACTCATAAAATCACCACGATAAAATAATGAAAAAATTAAAATTAAAAAAATTCAATTAATTCTAGGGCCGATATTAAGTTAACTTTCTTAAATCAGTCGGTTTTGTTCTAACATCTTTTTCGACTACTCTTTCAAGATTAGGGGAATATGGATTATAAAGCAATCTTCTAAATCCAAGTGAAATCAATAAATTGTCAGTGACTTCCTGTTGGCGCTCACCGAGAATGATTTTTCTAAACAAGTCACCTAAGCCTCCGCCAGTCAAGACATCCATAAATAAATCTCCGAAGGTCGGATTGTTGATATGCAATTTATTGATAAGGAATCTAGATAAGTTTCTTCTTCTAATGTATGCAATGAGTGCAGTGGTTGCAATGAACAATATCAAAGTTCCTATAAATCCTCCAAGAATGTAAAATCCAATTCCCAATGCAATTGCAAAGGTGTGGTTACCTACTTCTCCCAACATAATCTTTCCAGAATAATCCAAAGGAGCGTAAGCTATACAGGTAACTAAAGTAAGCAATGGAACATAATATGCAGGAATCTGAGCTACAGGAGATACGCCTATAATTAAAGTGGCGAGAATTGTAAAGAAACTCATTATAATTACAACACTTACTGCAGATCCAGGTTGCATGTCTGCAATGTTCATTGGCTGAATCATTAAAGCAACTAAAATAGAAGAAACACCCATAAGAGGATAACCTAATCCAATAACACATAACATGCCTATTCCTCTGGCAAGCTGTCCCAGTTCAATAGGCAAATTAGCAATTCTTCTTCTACCGATTATATCATCAACAAGAGCGCATAATCCCATTACCAATACAAGATTGTTATATCCTTCAGGCAGGAATAAGCTGATTAGAATAAATGGGACTATACCTATTGCACGAGGAGTTCCTCCACGAACAGGTTCATATAGATTGCCCATATATCCTCTTTTACCTAAGAAACGGAATATTATGTTTAATGCTCCAGTTCCTAGAAATGATAATATAAATACAAAAAATAATTCTAAAAACATGTTTAAAATCCTTTTATTTTTTAATTCGATTAAATTTTACTTAAAATGAATGTATATTTTTATTTTTTAAGTTGATTAAATTCTCCTTAAAGAAATAAATGTAATATTTTTATCTTTATAATTTTTAATATATAATTTTATTTAAAATAGGAATTATTGATTGGGAAAAACTAATTGATGGCATACCTTAAGGAAGCTGCCATACCACCTAATCCTTCAAGCTGCTTTCCGCCTTCATGCTGGCTGCTTATCACTAAAACCTCACCTGACATGTTTTCCACCATATCCATGGACTCTTCCAGGTCTTCACTTCTAATCAAATTATCCAGAACCAATAGCTTGTCAATAGCTCCCAAATTAATGGCTTCCTTCACTTCTTTTTTACCATAAACAACCAAATTGGAATCCTTTGCTATCTCCTGAAGAATGCCATTGACAGCTGCAATCTCAAAGGCAACCCTATTTTCAGCAGCCAATTTCTCAACAGTCCCCTTCTTAAGAACTTCATTGATGCCCACTCTGCCACCTGAACCAGTAGCTTCAAGTATGGACTTTTTAGCCAA
This genomic window from Methanobrevibacter sp. contains:
- a CDS encoding DUF5591 domain-containing protein, producing MKVICSSDESLYRPEVVRWRQRMAMMEPLGDVVVALPCSMKKPYSNSQSHQRFRRATKGYQEVIVTSPFGICPRELENTFPIQSYDVAVSGDWNDDEIRLAGELLRDYVGDKPVIANVEGGYEEVCREYLDNCTYVCVGGRPTSPESIFNLREELKKYPKTKHKDRVLNELRSVAKYQFGKEAEAIITDDVVTKGRYHRNVYSGGKQLALLNRDIGLYTLNLEGGRRLAELGIHVVEIDFDLKTNSLFAPGIVNADPSILPKDEVVVVRNDEVVAVGKAVLTGREMVESRNGIGVKIRHRIKN
- a CDS encoding nitroreductase family protein, whose product is MSDVFEVIKNRRSVRAYKDEQIEDEEIEKILEAAIMAPTARGEAPWHFTVVQNKELLEDINDSVRSILSNSGDELLEAIAESGVNVMHNAPTVVFVSAKSDASNMQADVSAAIENMLLAAEGLDIGSCWLGLVAIYFSVEENLKKLHIPEGYTPLYGVALGYKLEPNEPNPRSDVLVNWLK
- a CDS encoding NAD(P)/FAD-dependent oxidoreductase encodes the protein MEEIRKIKNIVIGAGPAGRLASFELGKLGEETLVIEKKYIAGTCLNEGCMVVCALTDISRFIRNFKRFSEIGFIDGNINFDYKSACDNVKKTQKFLRKLNQEENESVNNEVVYGEANVEINNENVEDRIIVTVKLDNENELQKEEYEGKETLIFEAENLLIATGARPFIPNIPGAEYALTSSDILNLEEVPPKLNIVGGGIIATELSNLFSSFGSEVRIIARSEILKDLEPEIKSYVVKKLIDEVEIHENTEVMEITENSLKTDKGEFEGKTLIATGRVPNSEIVAAIVDLNEDGSIKVNDFFQTSNQNIYAAGDVTGGITLTPYARKEGISAARNMAGYLNKFDEIIVPQSLTLDLDVSFTQKRDIDEDNENVEDIIIPGLGGPHAFWRILRGETGLTKVSLNSETEEIVRASQISPSSIDDTAYLAFLMNMGIEKEDFDDFLEVHPSTDAYYKILKIM
- a CDS encoding TIGR00295 family protein; this translates as MDEEIELLIEVGCPEWVIEHSKGVSRKACEIASNFDDVDMELVRVGGLLHDIGRCKTSSIEHAVIGAQMLRERGYSEEIVNIVERHIGTGLSEEDAKELGLPIKSYIPQTLEERIVSHADNLFNGADEVDVEFTIEKWKRKLGENHPSIEKIKENHEELVLRFE
- a CDS encoding cell wall biosynthesis protein, translating into MFLELFFVFILSFLGTGALNIIFRFLGKRGYMGNLYEPVRGGTPRAIGIVPFILISLFLPEGYNNLVLVMGLCALVDDIIGRRRIANLPIELGQLARGIGMLCVIGLGYPLMGVSSILVALMIQPMNIADMQPGSAVSVVIIMSFFTILATLIIGVSPVAQIPAYYVPLLTLVTCIAYAPLDYSGKIMLGEVGNHTFAIALGIGFYILGGFIGTLILFIATTALIAYIRRRNLSRFLINKLHINNPTFGDLFMDVLTGGGLGDLFRKIILGERQQEVTDNLLISLGFRRLLYNPYSPNLERVVEKDVRTKPTDLRKLT
- a CDS encoding HypC/HybG/HupF family hydrogenase formation chaperone, which gives rise to MCIAAPAKIVEIDKESNICAADFGGVRQNAKLDLLPDVEIGDYVLIHAGYAIEKLSEEAAKESLESWDELLEMLEEEDKERERMMNEGL